A genome region from Marinobacter panjinensis includes the following:
- a CDS encoding YcgL domain-containing protein, translating into MTGKTFVSVFRSSKKVDTYLYVRRGQVWNELPDSLREIFGKPIHSMDLIMTPERKLARTSGKQVLDAIADKDFFLQMPEESSGYVVDFRRKPEQSRE; encoded by the coding sequence ATGACCGGAAAAACCTTTGTATCGGTGTTTCGCAGCAGCAAAAAAGTGGACACCTACCTTTATGTTCGCCGTGGCCAGGTGTGGAATGAGTTGCCTGACAGTCTGCGGGAGATCTTTGGTAAGCCGATCCATTCCATGGACCTGATCATGACACCGGAGCGAAAACTCGCGCGCACCTCTGGCAAGCAGGTACTGGATGCCATCGCGGACAAGGATTTCTTCCTGCAGATGCCGGAAGAGAGCAGCGGCTACGTGGTGGACTTCCGCCGCAAGCCGGAGCAGAGCCGCGAATGA
- a CDS encoding ribonuclease D: MDVTNPAALVPAAPETVSWIREPDELDRWIAEGKGEPLALDTEFERVNTFYPIPGLVQLGLGESFCLVDPAVAEASEGFRRILTDPDVPKLLYAMSEDLELFRHWLQLEPEGLVDLQIGAALAGAGFSVGYARLVETLFGETLDKSATRSDWVSRPLSEAQERYALDDVRFLVPMYHWVMAKLRERGLEEALLEESTRFSRELAAQDDPDNHYLKLRGGWTLSRQQQGVLRDLVRWREHESRHRDRPRGRVVADPLLIAIAQELPKSVRELSSIQGVPSAVVRRYGDKIIELVANAASADNSGIETITPPLSRDQQMFYKQVKRQMVQAAEARDIPVELLAPRKRLEAVVSQRDLSAGLFDEGWRQETLAPVREQIEELLTS, translated from the coding sequence ATGGACGTTACCAACCCGGCCGCACTCGTTCCCGCGGCTCCCGAGACTGTTTCCTGGATCCGGGAGCCGGATGAACTGGACCGCTGGATTGCCGAAGGAAAAGGCGAGCCCCTGGCGCTGGATACCGAATTCGAACGGGTGAATACCTTCTACCCGATTCCGGGCCTGGTTCAGTTGGGGCTGGGAGAAAGCTTCTGTCTGGTGGACCCTGCGGTTGCAGAAGCCTCCGAGGGCTTCCGCCGTATTCTGACGGATCCGGACGTTCCCAAGCTGCTTTATGCCATGAGCGAAGACCTTGAGCTCTTCCGTCACTGGCTGCAACTGGAGCCGGAGGGTCTGGTTGATCTGCAGATTGGCGCCGCGCTGGCCGGCGCCGGGTTCTCCGTGGGTTACGCCCGGTTGGTGGAAACCCTGTTCGGGGAAACCCTTGATAAATCCGCTACCCGTTCCGACTGGGTTTCACGCCCACTTTCGGAAGCCCAGGAGCGTTATGCGCTGGACGACGTGCGTTTTCTGGTGCCGATGTATCACTGGGTCATGGCGAAGTTGCGGGAACGCGGCCTTGAAGAGGCCCTTTTGGAAGAATCGACACGGTTCTCCAGGGAGCTTGCGGCCCAGGATGACCCGGACAACCATTACCTCAAACTGCGGGGTGGATGGACATTGAGCCGCCAGCAGCAGGGTGTGCTTCGGGATCTGGTACGTTGGCGCGAGCACGAATCACGGCACCGTGACCGGCCCAGGGGTCGCGTGGTGGCTGATCCGTTGTTGATCGCCATTGCCCAGGAGCTGCCGAAATCGGTGCGGGAACTGTCCTCGATTCAGGGCGTTCCATCTGCGGTGGTTCGCCGCTATGGTGATAAGATCATTGAGCTGGTGGCGAATGCTGCCTCCGCTGACAATTCCGGCATAGAAACCATTACCCCGCCACTGAGCCGGGACCAGCAGATGTTTTACAAGCAGGTCAAACGCCAGATGGTCCAGGCAGCCGAAGCCCGGGATATTCCCGTGGAATTGCTGGCCCCGCGCAAGCGCCTCGAGGCGGTGGTAAGCCAGAGGGATTTATCTGCCGGGCTATTTGATGAAGGCTGGCGCCAGGAAACCCTGGCGCCAGTGCGGGAACAAATCGAGGAATTACTGACATCATGA
- a CDS encoding YcgN family cysteine cluster protein produces MIAEIPFWQRKRLDEMTPAEWESLCDGCGKCCLAKLEDEDTGDVYYTELACRYMNQDTCQCTVYSERLQKVPACTVLTPESLGDYHWLPFTCAYRTLAEGRPLADWHPLRSGDPQTVHDAGVSVRHRVMSEADVAEQDWEEHIIHWIL; encoded by the coding sequence ATGATTGCGGAGATTCCGTTCTGGCAGCGCAAGCGCCTGGACGAGATGACGCCTGCAGAATGGGAATCCCTGTGCGACGGTTGCGGCAAATGCTGCCTGGCCAAGCTGGAAGACGAAGACACCGGCGATGTTTACTATACGGAGCTCGCCTGTCGCTACATGAACCAGGACACCTGCCAGTGCACGGTGTATTCCGAGCGTTTGCAGAAAGTGCCGGCCTGCACGGTTCTGACCCCGGAGTCACTGGGCGATTACCACTGGCTGCCATTTACCTGCGCGTATCGTACACTGGCCGAAGGCCGCCCGCTGGCGGACTGGCACCCGCTGCGTTCGGGCGACCCGCAAACGGTGCATGACGCCGGCGTGTCGGTTCGCCACCGGGTTATGTCCGAGGCCGATGTGGCAGAGCAAGACTGGGAAGAACACATTATTCACTGGATCCTTTAA
- a CDS encoding vWA domain-containing protein, whose translation MRRLLNCLFVAFFSLPFAVSAQQAPVQTPPLELPENADIRIIVDISGSMKANDPDNLRQPAVRLLARMLPEGSSAGVWTFGQYVNMLVPHDEVTDGWREQAVDRSGQINSVALRTNLGEALRVASDRYLSGSDDLDNTDFILLTDGKVDIASDADANEKERENILGPLLEALNSRGATIHTVALSEEADLALLESLAAETGGSYSLAPSAEALTRAFLKALNTAVPQQQIPIEGDGFKVDEGVEEFTALIFRADEEPAATRELGLISPDGTEATSESVPDGMRWVRETEYDLITVTAPAAGQWQIDGELGEGSRVTVVSDLRMVVSPVPPTFTANEPIAVRVAFFEDDQKIDNADFLGVIDVRLTLTSDDGRSGTKTLSGEEVPEDGVYTDDIPRLPDEGEYELDIVADGQTFSRRFSAVTRFVLPEGEEAAVAAEPVEALPEPEPGPAPEPAPEPAPEPEVAEQPVADNGPIDITQVEEADPEPSAEPEESAGLPFWTIATAGGLGVLVIAGAVFLVVRRKKAESGEEPPVIVPDEPGESEPESDEEIPLAVAEPDPEPEPEPEPEEEVTEEEIPVADATVDEPEPEPEPEPESESEPEPGQEDDALPDEEEEDEFGLEDFDLSEFDDLPDTDEEKGLLDDEDEPDKGKSN comes from the coding sequence ATGCGAAGACTTCTGAACTGTCTGTTTGTCGCTTTTTTCAGCCTGCCTTTCGCGGTGTCTGCCCAACAGGCACCTGTCCAGACACCCCCGCTCGAACTGCCTGAGAATGCCGATATCCGCATTATCGTGGATATTTCCGGCTCCATGAAAGCCAACGATCCCGACAATCTGCGTCAGCCTGCAGTCCGGCTGCTGGCACGAATGCTGCCGGAAGGCTCGAGTGCAGGGGTGTGGACCTTCGGCCAGTACGTCAACATGCTGGTTCCCCATGACGAGGTTACCGATGGCTGGCGAGAGCAGGCCGTCGACCGCTCAGGGCAGATCAATTCCGTTGCGCTGCGAACCAATCTTGGCGAAGCCCTGCGCGTGGCCAGTGACCGTTACCTGTCAGGCAGTGATGACCTGGACAATACCGACTTTATCCTGCTGACCGATGGCAAGGTGGATATTGCCAGCGATGCTGACGCCAATGAGAAGGAGCGGGAGAATATTCTTGGCCCCCTGCTGGAGGCGCTGAACAGCCGTGGTGCCACCATTCACACCGTGGCGCTGTCAGAGGAGGCGGACCTGGCGCTGCTTGAGTCGCTCGCTGCAGAAACCGGTGGCAGTTACTCCCTGGCACCCTCCGCGGAAGCCCTGACCCGCGCTTTTCTGAAGGCGCTGAACACGGCGGTTCCTCAACAGCAGATTCCCATCGAGGGCGATGGCTTCAAGGTGGACGAAGGCGTTGAGGAATTCACTGCACTGATTTTTCGCGCCGATGAAGAGCCCGCGGCCACTCGCGAGCTTGGACTGATCAGCCCGGACGGGACGGAAGCGACCTCTGAATCGGTACCCGATGGCATGCGCTGGGTCAGGGAAACCGAGTATGACCTGATCACCGTAACGGCCCCGGCCGCAGGCCAGTGGCAGATTGACGGTGAACTGGGTGAGGGCAGCCGGGTGACGGTTGTCAGTGACCTGCGAATGGTTGTCAGCCCGGTGCCGCCCACGTTCACAGCAAACGAGCCCATAGCTGTGCGTGTGGCTTTCTTCGAAGATGACCAGAAAATCGATAATGCCGATTTTCTCGGGGTGATTGACGTTCGTCTGACGCTGACTTCGGACGATGGCCGCAGTGGCACCAAGACGCTGTCCGGAGAGGAAGTCCCCGAAGACGGTGTTTACACCGACGATATACCCCGGCTCCCCGATGAGGGCGAGTACGAGCTGGATATCGTCGCCGACGGCCAGACGTTCTCGCGTCGGTTCAGTGCCGTGACCCGTTTTGTATTACCCGAGGGTGAAGAGGCAGCCGTTGCAGCCGAGCCTGTCGAAGCACTGCCAGAGCCAGAACCCGGGCCAGCACCGGAACCAGCGCCTGAACCAGCGCCAGAGCCGGAAGTGGCAGAGCAACCCGTTGCCGATAATGGACCAATCGATATCACCCAGGTAGAAGAAGCTGATCCGGAACCATCCGCAGAGCCTGAAGAATCCGCCGGATTGCCTTTCTGGACAATCGCGACGGCTGGCGGCCTGGGCGTACTGGTTATCGCCGGGGCGGTGTTCCTGGTCGTGCGCCGGAAAAAGGCTGAATCCGGGGAAGAGCCTCCCGTGATAGTCCCGGATGAGCCGGGTGAATCCGAACCGGAGAGTGACGAAGAGATACCTCTGGCTGTTGCTGAGCCGGATCCGGAGCCAGAACCAGAGCCCGAGCCTGAAGAGGAAGTGACTGAGGAGGAGATCCCTGTCGCTGATGCCACAGTGGACGAACCCGAACCCGAACCCGAACCGGAGCCGGAGAGTGAGTCTGAACCAGAGCCCGGGCAGGAAGACGACGCCCTTCCGGACGAAGAGGAAGAGGATGAGTTTGGTCTTGAGGATTTTGACCTGTCCGAATTTGACGATCTGCCGGATACTGATGAGGAAAAGGGGCTACTCGACGATGAGGATGAGCCTGACAAGGGAAAAAGTAACTGA
- a CDS encoding AAA family ATPase has protein sequence MKFTGTEKYVATDDLQMAVNAAITLQRPLLIKGEPGTGKTLLAEEMAAALGMRLIPWHIKSTTKAQQGLYEYDAVSRLRDSQLGDEKVKDIGNYIVKGKLWEAFESEEQVVLLIDEIDKADIEFPNDLLLELDRMEFFVYETQKLVRAKHRPIIVITSNNEKELPDAFLRRCFFHYISFPNHDTMQSIVDVHFPGLQQQVVRDALEVFFDVRKVPGLKKKPSTSELIDWLKLLMADELSAKMLQEKDTSSALPPLYGALVKNEQDVHLLQKLAFMARRRS, from the coding sequence ATGAAGTTTACCGGTACCGAGAAATACGTAGCCACTGACGACCTGCAAATGGCGGTCAATGCAGCCATCACGCTGCAACGGCCGTTACTGATCAAGGGTGAACCCGGCACTGGTAAAACCCTGCTGGCGGAAGAGATGGCCGCCGCCCTTGGTATGCGCCTGATTCCCTGGCACATCAAGTCCACTACCAAAGCCCAGCAGGGCCTGTACGAGTATGATGCGGTCTCCCGCCTGCGGGATTCCCAGCTCGGGGACGAGAAGGTCAAGGACATCGGCAACTACATCGTCAAGGGTAAACTGTGGGAAGCCTTCGAGTCTGAGGAGCAGGTAGTGCTGCTGATCGACGAGATCGACAAGGCGGACATCGAGTTCCCGAATGATCTATTGCTGGAACTCGACCGCATGGAGTTCTTCGTGTACGAGACACAAAAGCTTGTGCGCGCGAAACACCGGCCAATCATCGTGATCACCAGCAACAACGAAAAAGAGCTACCGGATGCGTTCCTGCGCCGCTGTTTCTTCCACTACATCAGCTTCCCGAACCACGACACCATGCAGAGCATCGTGGATGTGCATTTCCCGGGCCTGCAGCAACAGGTGGTACGGGATGCGCTGGAAGTCTTCTTTGACGTACGCAAGGTGCCGGGCCTGAAGAAGAAGCCCTCCACCTCCGAACTGATCGACTGGCTGAAACTGCTGATGGCGGACGAGTTGTCTGCCAAAATGTTACAGGAAAAGGACACCAGTTCCGCCTTGCCGCCGCTTTATGGCGCCCTGGTGAAGAACGAGCAGGATGTCCACCTGTTGCAGAAACTGGCCTTCATGGCCCGTCGTCGCAGCTGA
- a CDS encoding AraC family transcriptional regulator — MAQVTELVERRFGGTLATVAALFIALAVPFGQAAFADTLDSEIDRLKADVADLSQTLYELEEEVLYPANTQVAVFLTLKDREGLELDTVELYLNGTPVASHLYTERERGSLKQGGVQRLYIGNLPHGAHQLKAVLTARSANERFVRREVTHDFRKRPGESRLQMTLDARAPDFEPVVSFQEWK; from the coding sequence ATGGCGCAGGTAACAGAACTGGTTGAGCGCAGATTCGGCGGGACACTGGCCACTGTGGCGGCCTTGTTCATTGCCCTGGCTGTCCCCTTCGGGCAAGCGGCCTTCGCCGACACGCTGGACAGTGAGATAGACCGCCTGAAAGCCGACGTGGCGGATCTCAGCCAGACTCTCTACGAGCTGGAAGAGGAAGTACTTTATCCCGCCAATACGCAGGTGGCAGTTTTCCTGACACTCAAGGATCGGGAAGGGCTTGAGCTGGACACGGTGGAGTTGTACCTCAACGGCACGCCAGTAGCCTCACACCTCTATACCGAGCGAGAGCGTGGTTCGCTCAAACAGGGCGGCGTCCAGCGCCTCTACATCGGTAACCTTCCCCACGGAGCCCATCAGCTGAAAGCGGTGCTCACAGCCCGATCTGCAAATGAGCGATTCGTTCGCCGGGAAGTTACTCACGATTTCCGCAAACGCCCTGGCGAATCCCGACTCCAGATGACGCTGGATGCCCGGGCCCCCGATTTCGAACCGGTAGTTTCGTTTCAGGAATGGAAGTAG
- the dnaX gene encoding DNA polymerase III subunit gamma/tau: MSYQVLARKWRPRTFEDMVGQEHVLQALIHALDNQRLHHAYLFTGTRGVGKTTIGRLLARCLNCETGVTATPCGTCSSCQEIQEGRFVDLIEIDAASRTGVDDMRELTDNVQYSPSRGRFKVYLIDEVHMLTNQSFNAFLKTLEEPPEHVKFLLATTDPQKLPVTVLSRCLQFNLKRMTPEHIAGHLRHVLTQEGIPFEEPALWLLARAADGSMRDALSLTDQAIAFGNQKLSGSDVSNMLGTIDQRDIEKLVNALVENDGPALLSEISRISDFAPDYSVILADLLSLFHRVTMEQVVPGSVDNALGDAAQVESLARRLSAEDAQLFYQAALMGRKDLAVTPDARMGFEMTLLRMLAFRPGADRREPPAIASGGSSSGQEQREDPEPGPAAPEPQPQHSEAQHSEPQRSEPVAEQAAPEQAIPEEVASEPVAEEPEAGPPPAEADDAWLASLDAAAESAAAESAVVEDYESEPVVEEQPQPEPEPEPHQDTGEFVWERHFRSLDIVGMPGNLASNAAMSRNGDEIVLTIDEGHARLLNARHEEKILEALRNRFGDTITLRIEQGDAGGKTPAAWEERQRRARQKAAEEAIRNDPAVQSIVERFEARVVEDSIRPPQQAKG; this comes from the coding sequence ATGAGCTACCAGGTACTTGCCCGTAAGTGGCGCCCCCGTACATTTGAAGATATGGTCGGCCAGGAGCATGTGCTCCAGGCACTGATTCACGCCCTGGACAACCAGCGGCTGCACCACGCCTATCTGTTTACCGGTACTCGCGGGGTGGGCAAGACCACGATCGGCCGCCTGTTGGCACGCTGCCTGAACTGCGAAACTGGCGTCACCGCCACCCCTTGCGGAACCTGCTCCAGTTGCCAGGAGATTCAGGAGGGCCGTTTTGTCGATCTGATTGAAATCGACGCTGCCTCCCGTACCGGCGTGGATGACATGCGGGAGCTGACGGATAACGTGCAGTACTCGCCGTCCCGTGGCCGTTTCAAGGTGTACCTCATTGACGAGGTACACATGCTGACCAACCAGTCCTTTAACGCCTTTCTCAAAACCCTGGAAGAGCCCCCGGAGCACGTCAAGTTCCTGCTGGCCACCACAGACCCCCAGAAACTGCCCGTCACCGTTCTGTCCCGCTGCCTGCAGTTCAACCTTAAACGGATGACGCCGGAGCATATTGCCGGGCATCTGCGGCATGTGCTGACGCAGGAAGGTATTCCTTTTGAAGAACCAGCCCTGTGGCTGTTGGCCCGCGCCGCCGATGGCAGCATGCGGGATGCCCTGAGCCTGACTGACCAGGCCATTGCGTTTGGTAACCAGAAGCTCTCAGGTAGTGATGTCAGCAACATGCTGGGCACCATTGATCAGAGGGACATTGAGAAGCTGGTCAACGCGCTGGTGGAAAATGACGGGCCGGCGTTGCTCTCCGAAATCAGCCGTATTTCTGATTTTGCGCCGGATTACAGCGTGATCCTGGCGGACCTGCTCTCCCTGTTCCACCGCGTGACCATGGAGCAGGTGGTGCCGGGCAGTGTCGACAACGCCCTTGGGGATGCAGCCCAGGTGGAATCCCTGGCGCGCCGGCTGAGTGCGGAAGACGCGCAGCTGTTTTACCAGGCTGCCCTGATGGGCCGTAAAGACCTGGCGGTAACGCCCGACGCCCGCATGGGCTTCGAGATGACGTTGCTGCGCATGCTGGCATTCCGGCCCGGTGCCGATCGCCGGGAGCCGCCTGCGATTGCATCCGGTGGTTCGTCGTCCGGGCAGGAACAACGGGAAGACCCCGAACCTGGCCCTGCCGCGCCTGAGCCACAGCCACAGCACTCAGAGGCACAGCACTCAGAGCCGCAGCGCTCAGAACCAGTCGCCGAACAAGCTGCCCCTGAACAGGCTATACCCGAAGAGGTCGCATCCGAACCCGTCGCTGAGGAACCGGAGGCCGGCCCTCCGCCGGCGGAAGCCGATGATGCCTGGTTGGCAAGCCTCGACGCGGCTGCCGAGTCCGCAGCGGCTGAATCTGCCGTTGTCGAAGATTATGAGTCTGAACCGGTGGTGGAGGAACAGCCTCAGCCTGAACCCGAGCCTGAACCCCATCAGGATACTGGTGAATTTGTATGGGAGCGGCATTTCCGCAGCCTGGATATCGTCGGCATGCCGGGCAACCTGGCCAGCAACGCCGCCATGAGCCGCAATGGCGATGAGATCGTACTGACCATCGATGAAGGCCACGCCCGCCTGCTGAACGCGCGCCATGAAGAAAAGATCCTCGAGGCATTGAGGAATCGGTTTGGTGACACCATAACCCTGCGTATAGAGCAGGGCGATGCCGGCGGAAAAACTCCGGCAGCCTGGGAAGAGCGCCAGCGTCGTGCTCGTCAGAAGGCAGCGGAAGAGGCTATTCGCAATGATCCGGCGGTGCAGTCCATTGTTGAACGATTTGAGGCGAGAGTAGTCGAAGACAGTATCCGGCCGCCGCAGCAGGCAAAAGGGTAA
- a CDS encoding vWA domain-containing protein translates to MLIDFFLEVRRAKVPASLREFLDLLEALQNRLAFANMEEFYYLARVCLVKDERHFDKFDRAFQAYFEGIENLDDLMEALIPDDWLRAEFEKQLSEEDKAKIDSLGGLEELIETFKKRMEEQKERHQGGNKWIGTGGTSPFGANGYNPEGFRIGQNKGRHGRAVKVWEKREFKDLDDSVTLGIRNIKVAMRRLRKFARQGAADQLDMDDTIRSTARNAGYLDLKMVPERHNAVKVLIFFDVGGSMDPHVRVCEELFSAARMEFKHMEYFYFHNFVYESVWKNNVRRMNETTSTWDILHKYTPDYKVIFVGDATMAPYEISHPGGSIEHWNEEAGATWFQRITEHFRKVVWINPLPEHYWGQGGSLGMTRQLVNDHMYPLTIEGLESAMKQLSK, encoded by the coding sequence ATGTTGATTGATTTTTTTCTCGAAGTCCGGCGCGCAAAGGTCCCCGCCAGCCTGCGTGAATTCCTCGATTTGCTGGAGGCCCTGCAGAACCGGCTGGCTTTCGCCAACATGGAAGAATTCTACTATCTGGCCCGGGTGTGTCTGGTCAAGGACGAACGCCATTTCGACAAGTTTGACCGTGCGTTCCAGGCCTATTTCGAGGGTATTGAAAACCTCGACGACCTGATGGAAGCGCTGATCCCGGATGACTGGCTGCGCGCAGAATTCGAAAAGCAGTTGTCTGAGGAAGACAAGGCAAAGATCGATTCCCTGGGTGGTCTGGAAGAGCTGATCGAAACCTTCAAGAAGCGCATGGAAGAGCAGAAGGAACGGCATCAGGGCGGCAACAAGTGGATCGGTACTGGTGGCACCTCACCGTTTGGCGCTAACGGTTATAACCCTGAAGGTTTCCGTATTGGCCAGAACAAGGGCCGTCACGGCCGTGCGGTGAAAGTCTGGGAAAAGCGCGAGTTCAAGGATCTGGATGACAGCGTCACCCTCGGCATCCGCAATATCAAGGTGGCCATGCGTCGGCTGCGGAAATTTGCCCGCCAGGGCGCTGCGGACCAGCTGGATATGGACGATACCATCCGGTCCACGGCCCGCAATGCCGGCTACCTGGACCTGAAAATGGTTCCCGAGCGGCACAACGCGGTCAAAGTGCTGATCTTCTTCGATGTGGGCGGTTCCATGGATCCCCACGTGCGGGTGTGCGAAGAGCTGTTCTCAGCCGCGCGGATGGAGTTCAAGCATATGGAATACTTCTACTTCCATAACTTTGTCTACGAGAGCGTCTGGAAGAACAATGTTCGCCGCATGAACGAGACCACCAGTACCTGGGACATCCTTCACAAATACACCCCGGACTACAAAGTGATCTTTGTGGGGGATGCCACAATGGCACCCTATGAGATCTCGCACCCGGGCGGTTCCATCGAGCATTGGAACGAGGAAGCGGGGGCCACATGGTTCCAGCGTATTACTGAGCATTTCCGCAAGGTTGTGTGGATTAACCCGCTGCCAGAGCATTACTGGGGGCAGGGAGGCTCACTGGGCATGACCCGGCAACTGGTGAATGACCACATGTACCCGCTAACCATTGAAGGCCTGGAATCGGCCATGAAACAGTTGAGCAAATAA
- a CDS encoding 2OG-Fe(II) oxygenase produces MNNQFVTPILTYSEPAPVVSDLWLDELADGLTEHGWMSQNVSSRLGAQLLAGLHSEVQILDRTEALRKAGVGRGSDLLRDRSVRRDKIAWLQGVTPVQADLFAFFESVRVGLNQRLFLGLKRFEAHYATYHEGDFYRRHVDSFQGRASRVVSLVLYLNEGWEQADGGVLQIYNRENNDEVCGTVLPRDGHMALFMSEEVPHEVLPANRTRYSIACWFRCDEVPLPL; encoded by the coding sequence ATGAATAACCAGTTCGTCACGCCCATTCTTACATACAGTGAGCCAGCCCCGGTTGTCAGCGACCTGTGGCTTGATGAGCTTGCCGATGGCCTGACCGAACACGGCTGGATGAGCCAGAATGTGTCGTCCCGTCTGGGGGCGCAGCTATTGGCTGGCCTGCACAGTGAAGTTCAGATACTGGATCGTACAGAGGCCCTGCGGAAGGCTGGTGTGGGCCGTGGCTCCGATCTGCTTCGGGACCGGTCCGTGCGTCGTGACAAGATTGCCTGGCTCCAGGGCGTAACCCCGGTACAGGCGGATCTGTTTGCCTTTTTCGAGTCTGTTCGGGTCGGGCTGAACCAACGGCTGTTCCTGGGCCTCAAACGATTCGAGGCCCATTACGCCACCTACCACGAGGGCGATTTCTACCGCCGCCATGTGGACAGTTTTCAGGGCAGGGCGTCGCGGGTTGTGAGCCTGGTGCTGTACCTGAACGAAGGCTGGGAGCAAGCTGACGGCGGTGTCTTGCAGATCTACAATCGCGAGAACAACGATGAAGTCTGTGGCACGGTGTTACCCCGGGATGGGCATATGGCCCTGTTCATGAGCGAGGAAGTTCCTCACGAGGTGCTGCCGGCCAATCGTACCCGGTACAGCATTGCCTGCTGGTTTCGTTGTGATGAAGTGCCATTGCCGTTGTAG
- a CDS encoding YbaB/EbfC family nucleoid-associated protein, whose amino-acid sequence MMENMGELMKKAQQMQEEMKKAQEEAAKAEITGESGAGLVKVTMNGRHDVRKVDIDPSLLSEDKEILEDLLAAAINDAVRRVEENQKEKMSGMMSGMGMPPGFKMPF is encoded by the coding sequence ATGATGGAAAATATGGGCGAGCTGATGAAAAAGGCCCAGCAGATGCAGGAAGAGATGAAAAAGGCCCAGGAAGAGGCTGCCAAGGCGGAGATTACAGGCGAGTCCGGTGCGGGCCTGGTGAAGGTGACCATGAACGGTCGTCACGATGTGCGCAAAGTGGACATTGATCCCTCGCTGCTGAGTGAAGACAAGGAGATCCTGGAGGATCTTCTGGCCGCGGCAATTAACGACGCCGTCCGCCGTGTCGAAGAAAACCAGAAAGAAAAAATGTCCGGCATGATGTCCGGTATGGGCATGCCCCCGGGCTTCAAAATGCCGTTCTGA
- the recR gene encoding recombination mediator RecR — protein MAFSPLVDELVESLRCLPGVGQKTAQRMAFHLLERGRSGGSRLSDALERAMTGVRRCESCQNFADTPTCNICENPDRRNGTLCVVESPSDLLAIEQAGDYRGSYFVLMGHLSPIDGVGPEEIGIERLLRRIYDEGVTELILATNPTVEGEATAHYIADRLDGSNILITRLAHGIPVGGELGYVDGFTLTHAFRGRKPLTE, from the coding sequence ATGGCTTTTAGTCCGTTGGTGGACGAACTGGTGGAGTCGCTCCGCTGTCTGCCTGGTGTCGGTCAGAAAACAGCCCAGCGCATGGCGTTTCACCTGCTGGAGCGGGGCCGCTCTGGTGGCTCGCGGCTTTCCGATGCACTGGAACGGGCCATGACCGGCGTCCGCCGGTGTGAAAGCTGCCAGAACTTTGCCGACACCCCCACCTGTAATATCTGCGAAAACCCCGATCGCCGGAATGGCACCCTGTGCGTGGTGGAAAGCCCGTCGGACCTGCTGGCCATCGAGCAGGCGGGTGACTACCGTGGCAGTTATTTTGTGCTGATGGGGCACCTGTCGCCCATAGATGGTGTTGGTCCTGAGGAAATCGGCATCGAACGCCTGCTCAGGCGGATCTATGACGAAGGCGTAACGGAGCTGATCCTGGCCACCAATCCAACGGTGGAGGGTGAGGCTACGGCCCACTACATCGCCGACAGGCTGGATGGCAGCAACATTCTCATTACTCGCCTTGCCCATGGTATTCCGGTGGGTGGCGAGCTGGGCTACGTGGACGGATTCACCCTGACTCACGCCTTCCGCGGCCGTAAACCCCTGACTGAATAA